In one window of Paenibacillus sp. DNA:
- a CDS encoding shikimate kinase, whose protein sequence is MTAELRNIVLIGFMGTGKTTVGLALSEKLGWTFVDTDQRIVEREARSIPELFEQEGEAYFRDAESAVLEEVLAGERQIVSTGGGSVLRPLNRETMLRGGFVVALTAPADALIERLRGDANRPLLAGDKEERVRLLLKERKNAYDFASLTVDTSKLGVAETVETILREAGAR, encoded by the coding sequence TTGACGGCTGAACTTCGCAACATTGTACTCATCGGATTTATGGGAACGGGGAAAACGACCGTCGGTCTCGCGCTGTCCGAGAAGCTCGGCTGGACGTTCGTCGACACGGATCAGCGAATCGTCGAGCGGGAAGCTCGATCGATCCCCGAGCTGTTCGAGCAGGAGGGGGAGGCGTATTTCCGCGACGCGGAAAGCGCCGTGCTAGAGGAGGTGCTGGCGGGCGAGCGGCAAATCGTCTCGACCGGCGGCGGCTCCGTGCTTCGGCCGCTCAACCGCGAGACGATGCTGCGGGGCGGCTTCGTCGTCGCCTTGACGGCGCCGGCCGACGCGCTGATCGAGCGGCTGCGGGGCGACGCGAATCGCCCTCTGCTCGCCGGCGACAAAGAAGAACGCGTCCGTCTGCTCCTTAAGGAGCGGAAGAACGCGTACGATTTCGCGTCTCTTACCGTCGACACGTCGAAGCTCGGCGTGGCGGAGACGGTGGAGACGATATTGCGGGAGGCGGGCGCCC